A region from the Haloarcula limicola genome encodes:
- a CDS encoding ArsA family ATPase translates to MNDIDVEPVEEIDAPTGVDAPDYVLYGGKGGVGKTTCAAATALASARDGTATLVVSTDPAHSLSDTLETEIPAEPTRIRDDIPLYAAEIDPEAAMGEGPLGMEDDALGGLGGMLGGENSPLGGGGSGGPGAGTAGDDPIGGEDGLLGGSMPGADEAAAMRLLLDYVDDPRFDRVVIDTAPTGHTLRLLELPETMDSMVGKILQLRERFSGMMGNLTGMFGGSDDEVDPEEGIEDLRELSDRIEHLRGILRDPAKTDFRIVMVPEELSVVESERLLGQLNEFGIPVGTVVVNRVMQDPSEVLGRDVGIAGPNHDDCEFCARRWQVQQDALARSQDLFRGHEVRRVPLFAEEVHGERLLAVVAACLD, encoded by the coding sequence GCCGGTCGAGGAGATAGACGCACCGACAGGCGTAGACGCGCCCGATTACGTCCTCTACGGCGGGAAAGGCGGCGTCGGCAAGACGACCTGCGCCGCGGCGACGGCGCTCGCCTCCGCGCGCGACGGGACGGCGACGCTCGTCGTCTCGACGGACCCGGCCCACTCGCTGTCGGACACGCTGGAGACGGAGATCCCGGCCGAACCGACGCGCATCCGCGACGATATCCCGCTGTACGCCGCCGAGATCGACCCCGAGGCCGCGATGGGCGAGGGCCCCCTCGGGATGGAAGACGACGCGCTCGGCGGTCTCGGCGGGATGCTCGGCGGCGAGAACAGCCCGCTCGGTGGGGGCGGTAGCGGCGGACCGGGCGCGGGCACCGCCGGAGACGACCCCATCGGCGGCGAGGACGGTCTGCTGGGCGGGTCGATGCCCGGCGCGGACGAGGCCGCGGCGATGCGGCTCCTCCTCGATTACGTCGACGACCCCCGGTTCGACCGCGTCGTCATCGACACCGCGCCGACCGGCCACACGCTCCGCCTGCTGGAACTCCCCGAGACGATGGACTCGATGGTCGGGAAGATCCTCCAACTTCGCGAGCGCTTCTCGGGGATGATGGGGAACCTCACCGGGATGTTCGGCGGGAGCGACGACGAGGTCGACCCGGAGGAGGGAATCGAGGACTTGCGGGAGCTGAGCGACCGCATCGAGCACTTACGCGGCATCTTACGCGATCCGGCGAAGACCGACTTCCGCATCGTGATGGTGCCCGAGGAGCTCTCCGTAGTCGAGTCCGAGCGACTGCTCGGCCAGCTGAACGAGTTCGGCATCCCGGTCGGCACCGTCGTCGTCAACCGCGTGATGCAGGACCCGAGCGAGGTGCTCGGCCGCGACGTGGGAATCGCCGGACCGAACCACGACGACTGCGAGTTCTGCGCCCGCCGCTGGCAGGTCCAGCAGGACGCGCTCGCCCGTTCGCAGGACCTGTTTCGCGGCCACGAGGTGCGCCGCGTCCCGCTGTTCGCGGAAGAGGTCCACGGCGAGCGACTGTTAGCCGTCGTCGCCGCCTGTCTGGATTGA
- a CDS encoding SDR family oxidoreductase has product MGKTVLITGAASGIGRAAAEAFLDDDWIVWATAREEADVAALADDGCETAELDVTNARECTRVVEDVVAEEGRIDCLVNAARSAHFGAVEDVSTADFEAGLDVNLLGPHRMIRAVLPHMRARENGTIVNVSSVAGRLSMPGQGGFAASKFGLEGLSDALRVEASEFDVDVVLVEPGPVRRGIDSAVEGEDDVRDDPEHTGAYDWLYRAQEDSRLAGVQDALSVTPGAVALTIRDAANASDPEPRYPVGESAKYLLLARHLPARWRDAGLSLVRRLIE; this is encoded by the coding sequence ATGGGTAAGACGGTGCTGATCACTGGCGCGGCCTCGGGCATCGGTCGAGCGGCCGCCGAGGCCTTTCTGGACGACGACTGGATCGTGTGGGCGACCGCGCGCGAGGAAGCGGACGTGGCGGCCCTCGCGGACGACGGCTGCGAGACCGCCGAACTCGACGTGACGAACGCCCGCGAGTGCACGCGGGTCGTCGAGGACGTGGTCGCCGAGGAGGGGCGGATCGACTGCCTGGTCAACGCCGCGAGGTCGGCGCACTTCGGAGCCGTCGAGGACGTCTCGACGGCCGACTTCGAGGCTGGACTCGACGTGAACCTGCTGGGCCCGCACCGGATGATTCGGGCGGTCCTCCCGCACATGCGCGCCCGGGAGAACGGGACGATAGTCAACGTCTCCAGCGTCGCCGGCCGACTCTCGATGCCGGGGCAGGGCGGGTTCGCCGCCTCGAAGTTCGGACTCGAAGGGCTGAGCGACGCGCTCCGCGTCGAGGCGTCCGAGTTCGACGTGGACGTGGTGCTGGTCGAGCCCGGTCCCGTCCGGCGAGGGATCGATTCGGCGGTCGAAGGGGAGGACGACGTGCGAGACGACCCGGAACACACGGGCGCGTACGACTGGCTCTACCGGGCACAGGAGGACTCGCGACTGGCCGGCGTACAGGACGCGCTCTCCGTCACGCCGGGAGCCGTCGCGCTCACGATTCGGGACGCGGCGAACGCGAGCGACCCCGAGCCGCGCTATCCGGTCGGCGAGAGCGCGAAGTACCTCCTGCTGGCTCGCCACCTTCCCGCGAGGTGGCGCGACGCTGGACTGTCGCTGGTGCGGCGGCTGATCGAGTAA
- a CDS encoding endonuclease V: MEVVNSTFVPDPSLSTAEMEDLQREIAATAVFEDDHDFDPDAVTLDGPAEQATLGELGAAGDGEDAPADRPLVAGVDQAFVGDRAVSAVVVLRGREVVERVYAVEPAEIPYVPGLLSFREGSAILSAFAELDSDPDVVFVDGSGRIHYREAGLATHVGVTLDVPTVGVAKNLLCGTPRESLDRKLPTGARVPIEADAEVETAAAGTLIGHAVQTRQYESSKQHVNPLIVSPGHRVSAETAADLVSATAGGYKLPEPTRLADKYADDVKAEI, translated from the coding sequence ATGGAGGTCGTCAACTCGACGTTCGTCCCGGACCCGTCGCTCTCGACCGCGGAGATGGAGGACCTCCAGCGCGAGATCGCGGCGACGGCGGTGTTCGAGGACGACCACGACTTCGATCCGGACGCCGTCACTCTCGACGGGCCGGCCGAACAGGCGACGCTCGGCGAGCTCGGGGCGGCGGGCGATGGCGAGGACGCCCCCGCGGACCGACCGCTCGTCGCCGGCGTCGATCAGGCGTTCGTCGGCGACCGAGCCGTCTCGGCCGTCGTCGTCCTGCGCGGCCGCGAGGTGGTCGAACGGGTCTACGCCGTCGAACCGGCCGAGATACCGTACGTTCCGGGACTCCTCTCGTTTCGCGAGGGCAGCGCCATCCTCTCGGCCTTCGCCGAACTCGACAGCGACCCGGACGTCGTCTTCGTCGACGGGAGCGGGCGCATCCACTATCGGGAGGCCGGACTGGCGACGCACGTCGGCGTGACGCTGGACGTGCCGACCGTCGGCGTCGCCAAGAACCTGCTCTGTGGCACGCCACGAGAGTCCCTCGACCGCAAGTTGCCGACCGGCGCGCGCGTTCCCATCGAGGCCGACGCTGAGGTCGAGACCGCCGCGGCGGGCACCCTCATCGGTCACGCCGTCCAGACGCGGCAGTATGAATCCTCGAAACAGCACGTCAATCCCCTCATCGTCAGTCCCGGCCACCGCGTGAGCGCGGAGACGGCCGCGGACCTCGTGTCGGCGACCGCCGGCGGCTACAAGCTCCCGGAACCGACGCGGCTGGCCGATAAGTACGCCGACGACGTCAAAGCCGAGATATAG
- a CDS encoding rhomboid family intramembrane serine protease — MSECDACGKEENMPYQCGHCGGTYCGEHRLPEAHDCPGLNDWNDPSGVFDSGFDDSVTSSGGNQSGGMASRVGLDTGPGGVLGYFRGNVTYLFLTVMAIVFALEHIVLLGVGSQLFQTLFVLSPDHPEYVWTWVTSVFSHQPFSFYHILGNGIIIYFFGQLVEQQLGSKKYAIFFLASGMLAGLGQIGLQMVQSGGGYGVLGASGAALAILGFLTVLKPDLRVYLYFLIPVPIWAITGFYLLLSVFGSLSPGAAGLLGGNIAHTAHLIGLGIGLWYGKKVKDRARIPGQLQFGRGGGGGPGGPGGPGGPGGRGPF, encoded by the coding sequence ATGTCGGAGTGCGACGCCTGTGGCAAGGAGGAGAACATGCCCTACCAGTGTGGGCACTGCGGCGGCACCTACTGTGGCGAGCATCGCTTACCGGAGGCCCACGACTGCCCCGGGTTGAACGACTGGAACGACCCGAGCGGCGTGTTCGACAGCGGGTTCGACGACAGCGTGACGAGTAGCGGCGGGAACCAGAGCGGCGGAATGGCCAGCCGCGTCGGCCTGGACACGGGCCCCGGTGGCGTGCTCGGCTACTTCCGCGGGAACGTCACCTACCTGTTCCTGACCGTCATGGCGATCGTCTTCGCGCTCGAACATATCGTCCTGCTCGGGGTCGGAAGTCAGCTGTTCCAGACGCTGTTCGTCCTCAGTCCCGACCACCCGGAGTACGTCTGGACGTGGGTGACCTCGGTCTTCTCCCACCAGCCCTTCTCGTTCTATCACATCCTCGGCAACGGCATCATCATCTACTTCTTCGGCCAACTCGTCGAGCAGCAGCTCGGCTCGAAGAAGTACGCCATCTTCTTCCTCGCCTCGGGGATGCTCGCCGGACTCGGCCAGATCGGCCTGCAGATGGTCCAGAGCGGGGGCGGTTACGGCGTCCTCGGTGCCAGCGGGGCCGCACTCGCCATCCTGGGCTTCCTGACGGTGCTGAAGCCCGACCTGCGCGTCTACCTCTACTTCCTGATCCCGGTCCCCATCTGGGCGATCACCGGCTTCTATCTGCTACTGAGTGTCTTCGGGTCGCTCTCGCCCGGCGCGGCGGGGCTGCTCGGCGGAAACATCGCCCACACCGCACACCTCATCGGCCTCGGAATCGGTCTGTGGTACGGCAAGAAGGTCAAGGACCGCGCGCGGATACCCGGCCAGCTCCAGTTCGGTCGCGGCGGTGGCGGCGGCCCGGGCGGTCCAGGCGGCCCGGGCGGCCCCGGGGGTCGCGGTCCCTTCTGA
- a CDS encoding response regulator: protein MDGSSAFPAETVELSRSSIRGSRRASNRSVPFIRTQSSGSADDSYAEVPVPLAKMQDTQGIRVLHVDDDPQIGELLQTFLERINDDFTVVTETSAVAAMDHLRESRIDCIVSDYQMPNMDGLEFLEIVRERYTDVPFILFTGQGSEEIASDAIAAGVTDYMQKETGTDQYEVLANRVENAVSQSRTEEQFWNALSWYQRLVEQEIAGVCIVQDREFAYVNQKLAEMFGYEQCELMGESPARITATDDQDWFSGQRESGEGDLESFDSTFTGVRADGERLTVEVSGGDVEYDGAPAWIGVLRVTDDRPDAGE, encoded by the coding sequence ATGGACGGTAGTTCCGCGTTTCCGGCCGAGACTGTCGAACTGTCGCGGAGTTCGATTCGGGGGAGCCGGCGCGCGTCGAACCGCAGCGTTCCGTTCATCCGCACGCAGTCGTCGGGGTCGGCGGACGACTCGTACGCGGAGGTACCGGTCCCGCTGGCGAAGATGCAGGACACGCAGGGAATCCGCGTCCTCCACGTCGACGACGACCCGCAGATCGGCGAGTTGCTCCAGACCTTTCTCGAGCGCATCAACGACGACTTCACGGTCGTCACCGAGACGAGCGCCGTCGCGGCGATGGACCACCTGCGCGAGAGCCGCATCGACTGCATCGTCAGCGACTACCAGATGCCCAACATGGACGGGCTGGAGTTCCTCGAAATCGTGCGCGAGCGGTATACCGACGTGCCCTTCATCCTCTTTACCGGGCAGGGCAGCGAGGAGATCGCCAGCGACGCCATCGCCGCGGGGGTCACCGATTACATGCAGAAGGAGACCGGCACCGACCAGTACGAAGTGCTGGCCAACCGCGTCGAGAACGCCGTCTCCCAGTCCCGGACCGAGGAGCAGTTCTGGAACGCCCTCTCGTGGTACCAGCGGCTGGTCGAACAGGAGATCGCCGGCGTCTGCATCGTCCAGGACCGCGAGTTCGCCTACGTGAACCAGAAGCTCGCGGAGATGTTCGGCTACGAGCAGTGCGAGCTCATGGGCGAGTCGCCGGCGCGCATCACCGCGACGGACGACCAAGACTGGTTCTCCGGACAGCGCGAGTCCGGCGAGGGCGACCTGGAGTCGTTCGATTCGACGTTCACCGGCGTCCGGGCCGACGGCGAGCGTCTCACCGTCGAGGTGTCGGGCGGCGACGTCGAGTACGACGGCGCGCCCGCGTGGATCGGGGTCCTCCGCGTGACTGACGACCGTCCGGACGCCGGCGAGTAG
- a CDS encoding DUF7503 family protein: protein MTEFLSEHPRMAGALFTILLLLTQAGNAAARGAAISGP from the coding sequence ATGACGGAGTTCCTCTCGGAACACCCACGAATGGCCGGCGCACTGTTCACGATCCTCCTCCTGCTCACGCAGGCTGGAAATGCGGCTGCGCGCGGAGCAGCGATTAGTGGTCCGTAA
- a CDS encoding DUF5788 family protein, producing MQEFERKQLLERIEREGATVGAEIPDEITVQGEDIDLRSFVFEIKRRDTVPAGERERVEQAKRNLRRERIERKERIEDGGVSYEEGEALAEAVIGIDRALNALEQLGPANLEQEAKTQETADQKRWMKFLRKALGHEDADSGTGRAGRGR from the coding sequence GTGCAAGAGTTCGAGCGCAAACAGCTCTTAGAGCGCATCGAACGGGAGGGCGCGACCGTCGGTGCCGAGATCCCCGACGAGATCACCGTCCAGGGAGAGGACATCGACCTGCGGTCGTTCGTCTTCGAGATCAAGCGCCGGGACACCGTCCCGGCCGGAGAGCGAGAGCGCGTCGAGCAGGCGAAGCGGAATCTGCGGCGCGAGCGCATCGAGCGCAAGGAACGCATCGAGGACGGCGGAGTGAGCTACGAGGAGGGCGAGGCGCTGGCCGAGGCCGTCATCGGCATCGACCGGGCGCTGAACGCGCTCGAACAGCTCGGTCCCGCGAACCTCGAACAGGAGGCGAAGACGCAGGAGACCGCCGACCAGAAGCGCTGGATGAAGTTCCTGCGGAAGGCGCTGGGTCACGAGGACGCCGATTCCGGCACGGGTCGTGCCGGGCGAGGGAGATAA
- the polX gene encoding DNA polymerase/3'-5' exonuclease PolX, giving the protein MSQNDEIASRLEEFADLLEARGVEYKPRTYRRAAENIREYPAAVEGLAAEGEEAVGEIDGVGDAISTKVVEYFETGEIEELEELRAELPVEMEALTAVEGVGPKTVGTLYEALGITTLDELEAAAEAGEIRAVEGFGEKTEQNILDNVDFAREAHERALLGEARPYGERIEAYMSDVSGVEKCALGGSIRRWKPTIGDVDVLVGSDAEGEVVEAFTDWPEVDRVIESGETKASVYAGDDDVRVDLRIVVPEEFGAALQYFTGSKDHNVAVRNRAIERNLKVNEYGVFDVSGVEDDDQRAGERVAGETEESVYEALDMAWMAPELRENRGEVEAAANDDLPDLLETDDVRGDLHTHTEWSDGGHTIEEMVEGAEAFGHDYIAISDHATGPGMVGGVGVSDEELREQLEEIEAVAAEADIDVFSGVEANIAEDGDISVADDLLADLDCVVASPHAALDGDGTDRLVAAAEHPEVNAIGHPTGRYLNRRPGLDLDVERLAEVAAENGTALEVNASPARLDLSGAAVKQAVEAGATIVIDTDAHSPGNFEQVRYGVHTARRGWAEAADVLNTRDTEGVREFLDA; this is encoded by the coding sequence ATGAGCCAGAACGACGAAATCGCCAGCCGACTGGAGGAGTTCGCCGACCTGCTGGAGGCACGGGGCGTCGAGTACAAACCTCGGACCTACCGGCGCGCGGCCGAGAACATCCGCGAGTACCCCGCCGCCGTCGAGGGGCTCGCCGCGGAGGGCGAAGAGGCCGTCGGCGAGATCGACGGCGTGGGCGACGCCATCTCCACGAAGGTCGTCGAGTACTTCGAGACGGGGGAAATCGAGGAACTCGAAGAGCTCCGCGCGGAGCTACCCGTCGAGATGGAAGCCCTGACGGCGGTCGAGGGCGTCGGTCCGAAGACGGTCGGGACGCTGTACGAGGCGCTCGGCATCACGACGCTCGACGAACTGGAAGCCGCCGCCGAAGCGGGCGAGATACGGGCGGTCGAAGGGTTCGGCGAGAAGACCGAGCAGAACATCCTCGACAACGTCGACTTCGCGCGCGAGGCCCACGAGCGGGCGCTGCTCGGCGAGGCCCGACCCTACGGCGAGCGCATCGAGGCGTACATGAGCGACGTCTCCGGCGTCGAGAAGTGCGCGCTGGGCGGCTCGATCCGGCGCTGGAAGCCGACCATCGGCGACGTGGACGTGCTCGTGGGCAGCGACGCCGAGGGGGAGGTCGTCGAGGCGTTCACCGACTGGCCGGAGGTCGACCGGGTCATCGAATCGGGCGAGACGAAGGCGAGCGTCTACGCGGGCGACGACGACGTCCGCGTGGACCTGCGTATCGTCGTTCCCGAGGAGTTCGGCGCGGCCCTGCAGTACTTCACCGGGAGCAAGGACCACAACGTCGCGGTCCGTAACCGCGCCATCGAGCGGAATCTGAAGGTCAACGAGTACGGGGTTTTCGACGTCTCCGGCGTCGAGGACGACGACCAGCGGGCGGGCGAGCGAGTCGCCGGCGAGACCGAGGAGAGCGTCTACGAGGCCCTCGACATGGCGTGGATGGCCCCGGAGCTACGGGAGAACCGCGGCGAAGTGGAGGCCGCGGCGAACGACGACCTCCCGGACCTGCTGGAGACGGACGACGTTCGCGGCGACCTCCACACGCACACGGAGTGGTCCGACGGGGGACACACCATCGAGGAGATGGTCGAGGGAGCCGAAGCGTTCGGCCACGACTACATCGCTATCTCGGATCACGCGACGGGACCGGGGATGGTCGGCGGCGTCGGCGTCTCCGACGAGGAACTTCGCGAGCAACTGGAAGAAATTGAGGCCGTCGCCGCCGAAGCGGACATCGACGTATTCAGCGGTGTCGAAGCCAACATCGCCGAGGACGGGGATATCTCCGTCGCCGACGACCTCCTGGCCGACCTCGACTGTGTGGTCGCCTCGCCGCACGCCGCCCTCGACGGCGACGGGACCGACCGGCTCGTCGCGGCCGCCGAGCATCCCGAGGTGAACGCCATCGGTCACCCGACGGGGCGCTATCTGAACCGACGGCCGGGACTCGATCTCGACGTCGAGCGCCTCGCTGAGGTGGCCGCCGAGAACGGGACCGCCTTGGAGGTCAACGCGAGCCCCGCCCGGTTGGACCTCTCGGGGGCGGCGGTCAAGCAGGCCGTCGAGGCCGGGGCGACCATCGTCATCGACACGGACGCTCACAGCCCCGGTAACTTCGAGCAGGTCCGCTACGGCGTCCACACGGCCCGTCGCGGCTGGGCCGAGGCCGCCGACGTTCTCAACACGCGGGACACCGAAGGCGTCCGGGAGTTCCTCGATGCGTGA
- a CDS encoding Mut7-C RNAse domain-containing protein produces MREASERDPLLLDVMLGKLASYLRMCGYDAAYALDRDAEDDDAMLALAHTEGRRLVTRDEGLARQAPNAVLLTEREVEAQLRELAAAGFELELTEEPARCGTCNAPVERVDRTEPTPDYAPDPAEESVWRCRDCGQHFWRGSHWDDVADTVADL; encoded by the coding sequence ATGCGTGAGGCGAGCGAGCGGGACCCGCTCTTGCTCGACGTGATGCTCGGGAAACTGGCGTCCTATCTCCGGATGTGCGGCTACGACGCCGCCTACGCGCTGGACCGCGACGCCGAGGACGACGATGCGATGCTCGCGCTCGCCCACACCGAGGGCCGCCGCCTCGTGACCCGCGACGAGGGGCTGGCAAGGCAGGCACCGAACGCGGTGTTGCTCACCGAGCGCGAGGTCGAGGCGCAGCTGCGGGAACTGGCCGCGGCCGGGTTCGAGCTCGAGCTGACCGAGGAGCCGGCCCGCTGTGGCACCTGCAACGCGCCCGTCGAGCGCGTCGACCGGACCGAGCCGACTCCCGACTACGCGCCCGATCCAGCCGAGGAGTCGGTCTGGCGGTGTCGGGACTGTGGCCAGCACTTCTGGCGCGGCAGCCACTGGGACGACGTGGCCGACACCGTCGCCGATCTGTAG